In Candidatus Atribacteria bacterium ADurb.Bin276, the genomic window GATGACATTGTAGTCGTTCATGGTAACCACCTTAACACCGGGATTATTGGAACAAAATACATCTTAGATGTTTTAACTGAAAATGGAGAAGTTGATTTAGCTTTCAAGTTAGTTACTCAGGCCACTTATCCCAGTTGGGGATATATGATAAGAGAAGGAGCAACCACTCTTTGGGAGCGATGGGAGAGTCTTGCCGAAGAAGGTATGAACTCTCAAAATCATATTATGCTAGGAACGGTTGATGCCTGGTTCTATAAATATTTAGTAGGTATTCAGGTAGATCCTCATTTTCCAGGCTGGAGAAAAATTATTATTAAACCTTATCCAGTCAAAGATCTAAATTTTGCCAGTGCTTCCCTGGAAACTTTTCGAGGTCTTATTTCCTCCGCTTGGAGGAAAGATGTTAATTCTTTCTTCCTACAGGTATCAATACCAGCAAATAGCCAAGCCGAGGTTCAGCTTCCTAAGATGGGCTGGAAAAATATAGTTATTGAAGAAGGAGGAGAGAATATTTGGCAAAAGGGAACCCTGGTTTCTCAAAAAGAGGGAATTGATTATGCTAAGGAAAATGAAGATAGAATAATTATCCAGATTGGATCAGGGGATTATCAATTTAAATTAAAAGAAGAGTAAAGCAATAAGTTGTTAACTCCCTGAAGGGTTTTTAATAAATATCATTTTATGGGAAAAACTACTTTCGATTTACTATCAGGTTATTTTATCCGACAGCTCACCGATCGGTTTCGAGAAGAACGACGAGCTGGTTCAGTCCGTATTCATTTCTATTTCATACGCCGACAGCATCGAGAGATTTAAAGAGTGATGTTCCTATTGTTCTTTTAGTATTCTTCCCATTGCTATACTTTTATTCAATTCCCATTTCTTTTGCGGCTTTTTTAAGTACGGCTGCCGAAGAGCGAAAGGCAGTTTGTTCTTGTTCGTTCATATTTAATTCGATGATTTTTAAAATTCCTTCTTGACCCAAAACAACCGGCATTGATAAACACATGTCAGTTACTCCTAAATAGCCATCAATCAAGGTGCTAACCGGGAGGATTCGACCTGAATCTTTAAATATGGCTTCGATCAACGTACAGGTTGCCAGGGCGATAGCATGATTGGTGTATCCTTTATGTCGATAAACTAACATTCCTCCATCTTTAGCTTCTTCAAAAACTTCGGCAAGGTTTTTCAGTGGACAGGTTTTCCGACAGACAGGTAAAGAATTCTCCATTCCCATTCCACCAAAATCAGCCAGGCTCAGAACCGGGAATTCACTTTCACCGTGCTCACCTAAAATGTAAGCATGAATGTCCTCGGGGTGGATGCCGCTATATAGCCCAAGCAAGGAACGGAAGCGCCCACTATCGATCAAAGTGCCGGTTCCTATGACTCGGGAAGGAGGAAAATTCGATAAACGTATGGTGTAATAGGTCATGATATCCACTGGATTAGTTATGATTATGAAAATTGCTTCAGGGCTGAGTTGGGAAAGTTGAGGGATGAGATTCCGAAA contains:
- a CDS encoding Bacterial alpha-L-rhamnosidase, whose protein sequence is MIREGATTLWERWESLAEEGMNSQNHIMLGTVDAWFYKYLVGIQVDPHFPGWRKIIIKPYPVKDLNFASASLETFRGLISSAWRKDVNSFFLQVSIPANSQAEVQLPKMGWKNIVIEEGGENIWQKGTLVSQKEGIDYAKENEDRIIIQIGSGDYQFKLKEE
- the ldh gene encoding L-lactate dehydrogenase, producing MNQNQQKISLVGVGRVGSMLALTILIKGLAKEMVLVGENNHQAQGEAYDLIHASSFAHPMKIYAGPIEATSHSDIIVVSASVPMTNMKNRLDLGTGNATLFRNLIPQLSQLSPEAIFIIITNPVDIMTYYTIRLSNFPPSRVIGTGTLIDSGRFRSLLGLYSGIHPEDIHAYILGEHGESEFPVLSLADFGGMGMENSLPVCRKTCPLKNLAEVFEEAKDGGMLVYRHKGYTNHAIALATCTLIEAIFKDSGRILPVSTLIDGYLGVTDMCLSMPVVLGQEGILKIIELNMNEQEQTAFRSSAAVLKKAAKEMGIE